The following is a genomic window from Strix aluco isolate bStrAlu1 chromosome 3, bStrAlu1.hap1, whole genome shotgun sequence.
ATAGCTTAGTTGGAGCAAGCTGGGCCTTTCTGCTGCCTCCTGTCAAGAGCAAAAATGCCCACAATCTTATTTTTCCATGATGCAAAACACTGACTTGTAGTAAATGGAAGTTCATTccatacttttaaagaaatttttttctttttttttttttctttagtgttgaGAAGTACATTTCAGTTACCAGTGAAAAGAGTGCCATCTCATCAGCTGATTTCTCGAGGTCCTTAAGTTGTAGTCAATACCAAAGTGAGAAAGCAGAAGCTGGAGCTGAGGTTTCAGCTTCTCGGTTTCAGTGCTGTGATGGGGCAAAGTTATTCCAGTGTCCTTGTGGCAGGATTCTGCAAAAAGCCATAATCAGACCAGCTGGAGAACATCAACACTTTAAGCAACATGACTGTAAGATGACTGTAAGCAATGCTGCCAGTGCCCTTTGCTTTGCATCCACGCAATGATGTAATTCCCCTTTTTTTGTCCTGAAGAAGAAGTATGCCTGAGAATGGAATGTGATGGTGGGGAGAACCCACATGGTATGgatttttagtattttcatttctgttttaagaaagGGTCTTCTGCCACACCCCAAAAGACTTACAGCTGTTGCAGGTCAGGGCACCTCCATGGTCCTTGGAGCAATGCCTATCTTCTAGCATGGAAAGGATGTCAGCTAACAAATTCTACTGCCTGAACAGAGTACTGGCTCAGGGGTGGACAACATTCttctcacacacacacctcccaAATCTTCACATGCCACAAGAACTTCAAGTATGTTACTATTTCAGGGTTATCACTCCTCCGGTATCTGATTCTGGCATGATGTTGCTATTGCAAACTTCTGAAACAAGGCTGTACTGGGGATGGCTGAGTCTGGCCTGGTATCAGTGTTGAAGAGTCTGTTGGCAACATAGAACCATTTTTAGAAGAACTGAAAGGTTTTCTCCTCATTCTTTACCTCATCTCAGGCTTGCTCAAGACTTTGACAGATATCAGTATTCCTTCATCCTTAAAGAGCCAAAACTACTGTGTTCCTCTAAGTTTTGtcatcttttcttccccttttcccgCTCATTGACAGGCATAGTTAACACGGGGGGGTTGGTCAATTGGTTGGGCTTTGTCTTAGGCCAAGCCATAACAAACAGCAGCACTTTTTCTGCTACTACTTTTCCAAAGATTTTTGAAAGTCCAAATAAGTGTCAACTGATTTTTCTCTACCCAGTACTCGTGGGTACTGCCAATACACGCAAAGATCCTAATAGGTAAGTTACAGTTTGCTAAAGTTCAACAAAACTCTTGGGATTTAGTGGAACTACATGTAATCTAATTTATTATCTAATTGTTTCAGCAATAAAGGGCCATCTGCGTTTCTATTCCATGATTtacttcagctttgtttttaatgtcttgtTTAATCATTCTGTTGTTTCATCTATGAAACTCAGATCTAGATAGCAGATGAATGAAGCTTATGATGGTAATATGATACTGTTCCTCAAATATTAAATAAGTAGATACTGAGGATCAAAATGAGCTAGAGCACTTCTAAGTTGCTTTTTAATACCAATAAGGGTCTACTCCGTGGAAAAATGAATGGCTTATGTGAACTCTCTAACACTGTAGTCTTGCATCCTTCTCTTTACATTATTAGCCCACTGTATCCCAGATCCCAGATCCCCCCTCCCTCTCCTATCCTGCTCATATAAGAGAAATGTGGCCTGTTCAAGGGGCTTCATTTGGAGAGAAGAGTCTAACCCTCCTCTCCCTGTGGCTTAACATCAGTAGCACTGTACTCCTGGGACAGTCCTGCCATATCTCCTCACCATGGGACCCCCCTGGGCCCAAGGAGTGAAAGCGTGctgcaccagcaccaccagctaGATCAGTTGGAGCTCAGTTAGACTACTAACTAAGGGCTAAAGGCTCCTTATTTGCCCCAGGTAAATCTGCACTTTCCTTAGCACTATTCTCAATCAATTGTCACTGGTTGGACAGTGCCACTCCACACCAGGGCTGTGCCTTGCTCCCCTGTGCAGACCCACAGGTACATCCCTTGTGGTAGAAgttttcagtggagaaaggagacaGGAGGGACAAGCCACAGCCCCTTTTTATTCCGTCACCCTGGCCAGCCCACTTCTCAACTTCAAGGAGGAGGCATACACCCTGCCTAGTCCCCAGGAGAGATGAGTTGTGCTTTTCCGGAGACAATCCTGTGAGCAACTACAGTTCCACACTGTTCCCACTCCGTCTGTAAAAGCATGGGTTAAATCATAGGATTTAAACACTCTGCAACAGGAATGCTGCCTTGCTTGCTAAGTACCACTCACAGGGTAACTCCACATAAACAACAtcactccctcccttccttcaAAAGGGAAGAGAACTTGAAAATAACCGCTAGGAGATTTTTCTAGACATACTTCAGTTTAAGTCTTAAAACAATAGTTCTCTTCTCTTAGTTTCTCCAGAAACACGtcattcacagaaatatttcaaacaatATTCTTGTAGAAAGTTGGAAGGGTGAGTTTCAGGGTTTGGCATAATCAGGACAACATCCTGGATTCTCTACCTGGTTGATCCCACAAGTATCTTTCTGAACCGCCTGTTtctgcagcccagggcacagtAAAGCCAGAGGAGCAACCGCTGCAGATTCAGGGCTCCACACTCTGAAATTTGAACACCACATTTCCAGGATTCTTGCTGACTTTAAAAGCCACGCTCCAAATTTCTCAAGCATAGGTATTACATAATGTATGCTTCCTGTAAGCATACtgattatagaatcatagaatatcccaagttggaagggacccataagaatCATTGAGTCCATTGAGTAGCCAAGGATGGCAACATTTGCACTGTCGACCTTTCTCAAAGAACATACATCAATAAATGCATTATCTGTAGCACTTGTGGTTTTAAAGGAAAGCTGATCATTTCTCACCATTTCTTCTTAAAACTCTTGAACAGGGAAACATATCAATATTAAAAAGATCTGAATTCTTGTCAAAAGCACTTCTGAATTTGTCCCAGTTGTCTTGGACCACATCAGGATGTTCCTCCTCAGCCACATTCATCTTGTGAGAAATAGGTAAATGCTGGAGAACCTGGAGTTAAGAACATATCTGTTGTTATTCTCAGTCACTTAGAAAGCATACAAACTATTCAGTtgcaaatttataaaaaaaaacacaaaagagaaaaaaaaatcatagttatCCATTGTGTGTAAGTCCAGAAGTTTAGTCATTCATATAATAAAGTATAGTACTCATATAATAAAATCATTAAGGAAACTAgataaaataaggaaatattaaaatttatttttgaaaggtgATGCTTAAACAAACAAATACTCATCAAGTCTACGGACTGTTCATTGAGATGACTCAGCCCTTTGGCAATGTCCTGCTCTATCAAAACATCATCAcagtaataataaagaaaaaaagtgtctcCAAGCTTTCTCCTGCTCATCTTGGATCTCCTCAAATCCAAGCAGCCCAACACTATCTACACTGCACCCAGGGAGCTCATTATTCCACTTACCTAAATTCAGCTTTATCATTGTATAATATTTCCTTTCTAGTAAAATCGATCTGCTAAAAGAATTGAAAGTTGTATGTACACAATCTAGCTCCCTACCTAGAAACGTCTAGAGTTCTTTTACATTGAATTTGATCTTCCTCAGTTTCTTATCCAAGACTTGAAGGTTTCATAATCATACTTCACTGTTCAAAACATGCTCATCTTACCTGGAGAAAACGGTGAATCCCCTTCAGAGAGTGTAGGTGACACACTAACCGCCGGGTGTAAATCATCAGATCTTCCTGTGTCACTACATTCACcggatttttctttcctgtcaggAAACTTTCCCTTGCTGCTGAAAGTCTTGCAGCCCTCTGAACTGCATTGTTGTATTCCTCCATGATGTGACTAATTTGCTTCTGTTTATGTATATAAAAGAGACACTGTCATTTTTGAATTTCTGCTTCTTCTAGAAGGTAATTGCATTCCCACTGCATGAGGAATCCTAGATTGAGAGTAATATCAAAGGTTTATTTCCTTCCTAAATGCTTACAAATGGTATTTTCAACCCaatgaggaaaaggaaatttcagtCCAAATAGTGAATCTCTCTGAGCAGCTGACCATAAGTGGACAGCTGTGAGTGAATGTCCAGAGACAAATTACCCTTAACTTTAATATCCTTTTATTTGGGTGGAAGAAAAGCCATTGCTAACACTTTGTTTTTCATGAGCAGCTACTGTGCTAGATATATACGTGCTACATCGTAGGTTTTGGTTCTTACCTGATAGAGAGGATAAAGCTGTTCAATAATACTACTGTGCGTACAAAATCTCTTCCATCTAAGCATGTGCAAATATTTACTCTGGACTAGCTGAGTAATTCTGTCTgtaaaaaaattgaataaaatcagaaataaccaGCAAATCACACATTTGTAAACAACAGCAGCTTAGTATTATAGGAAACCTAAGCAGTATATAAATCATCATTAGCATCAGAGAATAACACCAAAACAACAGCTAACCAGTCACCAAAGACTGCCGTGTTGTTATATTTATCCATGAAGGGTACTTCCCCTAAGTTGTCCCCGTGGCAGTATTATTGtgggaatgaaaaaaaacagtcaaTACAGGGAAAATGTCAGAGTTCAGTCCACCGGAACCTAGAAATTTGAACtccactttaaaaatgaaaataaaaataactcacaACACAGACGTACTAGAACAGCACAAAAGCAAAATAGATGAGGCAATTTTCCCATCGTATAAGGAAACTGCAAGCACTAACATTTTCGAGCCCGTTTTCAGGAAGGAGTTtcatactggttttattttcagatgtgcaCACTGCTAGGCCGGAGGAAAGCTCCTGAATCCTCGCAGCAAGCGGGAGCCCTACCTGGTGCAGCAGCAGAGGCCAGTTTGCTGCTGTGTGCTCCCTTCTCCAGCAGCTCTCTAACTCCCTCTGCACGACATCAGCCTGAATAACAAGAGGTTTTGCTTCTGCCACCTGCAAACGGAGCATATGTTGAAAAGATCTCTTTTCaggatatttctttttaaaaaagaaagtggtaaatataaaaaaatgcttAGGCTTTGAATTTAGTTGGGAGTTGTCACATAAACAAACACTTCAGAGCCAGGTCCACATTATtattcaaagaaaagaaaggttatGCTCTTTTATTGCTGTGCAAGCAACATTATAACACTTTCCATTCTGTCTTTACAGGCCCAGATGCCAAAAACCTTATCACCTtctctgattttaattttcagttagCACTTGGTAAAgagcaaagagattttttttaagtcagtgtACATTTTAGCTACCTACCTGTAAGGCTTTCTTCAGTAttaccttcctttcttttctgaaataagatCCATCCTTTGGAATTGCAACAGAACtgcgagaaaaaaaaaaaaaaattcaacaggaTGTTTCATACAAGCTGGTATAAACCAAACATTTGTCAGGCCCAGCACAACTCAGTTGGTGAAGTTAACAATAAACAAGTTTAATGGTATGAAAAGCTATATTAAAGCAGCAGAATTTATTTAATTAACAGATATTTTTTGgcaaactgttttcttccatCTCTATTTTTTAGTCAAAGCCCTTAAAAAGTCCATTTGGATGCTTGTCAATCCTATGGACACATATTACAACCCACAACTATGCAGTGGAGTTCCTTAACAAGCATCCTTCACAATTTTGTCAACTTCCTTCTCAATACGTCCATATCACAGAAGAAGGGGCTGAGAAAACTTCTGGAGGAGAACTATTTTGTAATACTCATGCATCAacattggacattaggaaaaggttcttcactgagagggtggtcagtcacaggaacaggctccccaggaaagtggtcacggcaccaagcctgtcagagttcaaggagtgtctggacgatgctcttagtcatacGATTTAGTTTTAgatagtcctgcaaggagcagggagttggactcaatgattcttatgggtcccttccaatatgagatattctatgattctatgatcaatATACTTACAGGAAGCATATGTTACATATTTTTTATGTAACTGAATAAAATGAatgcatgaaaattaaaaaacacaggTGAAAATGGGACCATTAGAAAAAAAGGGCTCGTAAGTCTTGTCCAAAAGCAATGCATGGGAAACTCCACTGGAACATTTCAGAGCCCTAAAGATGTAGGACTGGGAGGGGTTTTGTGATCATCTACCACTTCCACTGCTCtaaggcaggaaaaaataaatctgttcccTAAAGGTGTTTGTCTATCCTGTTCTTAAAGATGGATGGTTATCATGGGTGGTCAGCAACCTCCTAGTCTAGATACCAGTGTTTAACTTACACTGTTTGGAAAGCTTGACTTTTAGTCTATTGTTTTCTGTCTTATTCATAAATGCGAACAGAAGTTTATCCCCTTCACCTTTACAGCAATCTCCCGTGTGTCTGAAGACTTATAATCTAGAGAAAATGGACTAGAGACATAAGTCCAGCTCCTTTCCTTTTTGTCTCAGGTGTCCTAGTCAAGTGTTCTtcacctctgttttcctccacatATTCTCCAGGTGGTCTGGAGCTTCCCTGAAGCGTAATGCTAAACTTGGGCACATTGTCATAGCTTGCATCTCATCATCACTGAGGAAAGTAAGAGCAGCTGCCTTATATATGACCATTCTGTTTACATCCCAGCATTATGTTTGAAGCTACTTCCTCTTCACTGTAAGAAGGAAATATTTGACATTCTAGGGAGACTTAAAGTTCTGCTTACAATACATGAAATCAATTTAGTTTAAGTTTTGACATTCTCTTCCATTTCTACCCTAATTCTGTGGTAGACACAATGAAAAAGCTGCTATTCCTGGCTCCCATGTGTGTATTCACATACAGAAATTTAAGAGTTATATAGACACATGAGTTCTGTATCATAACCAAAAAACCGAAGAAGAGACATGATACATTGCTATAATCTCACTCTC
Proteins encoded in this region:
- the LOC141921627 gene encoding putative uncharacterized protein C6orf183, whose protein sequence is MDEVYQISSTEKIQQLEQELAAQLAELKAEIEDNRILQGIQSRAYSSVAIPKDGSYFRKERKVILKKALQVAEAKPLVIQADVVQRELESCWRREHTAANWPLLLHQVGLPLAARIQELSSGLAVCTSENKTNRITQLVQSKYLHMLRWKRFCTHSSIIEQLYPLYQKQISHIMEEYNNAVQRAARLSAARESFLTGKKNPVNVVTQEDLMIYTRRLVCHLHSLKGIHRFLQVLQHLPISHKMNVAEEEHPDVVQDNWDKFRSAFDKNSDLFNIDMFPCSRVLRRNESCHKDTGITLPHHSTETEKLKPQLQLLLSHFGIDYNLRTSRNQLMRWHSFHW